One segment of Methanolinea mesophila DNA contains the following:
- a CDS encoding DUF47 domain-containing protein, whose translation MGIKEWLIPQDKVFFDLFDRMAALVVLASYRLVDLVDDFSDVKNKVHQIEQMEHDGDRITHEIYEQLNRTFITPLEPEEISKLASALDDILDYIDGTAQKMLNYGIEETDTHMSELAKLVQLSVVELEEAVKSIRAIKEPRMIEERCIEVNRLENLADDVLAHAINEIFRTNDPIAIIKFKDIYEHLEIATDKCEDAANVLSDIAIRHS comes from the coding sequence GTGGGCATTAAAGAATGGCTTATTCCCCAGGATAAGGTTTTTTTCGACCTTTTTGACCGTATGGCAGCACTGGTAGTACTGGCTTCGTACCGGCTGGTGGACCTTGTGGACGACTTTTCGGACGTGAAGAACAAGGTGCACCAGATCGAACAGATGGAGCACGACGGGGACCGGATCACCCACGAGATCTACGAGCAGCTGAACCGGACGTTCATCACCCCGCTCGAGCCGGAGGAGATCTCGAAACTGGCGTCGGCGCTCGACGATATCCTCGACTATATCGACGGCACCGCCCAGAAGATGCTGAACTACGGGATCGAGGAGACCGATACGCATATGAGCGAGCTCGCAAAGCTCGTCCAGCTCTCGGTGGTGGAGCTCGAAGAGGCGGTGAAGTCCATCAGGGCCATAAAGGAACCGCGTATGATCGAGGAACGGTGTATCGAGGTCAACCGGCTGGAGAACCTCGCCGACGACGTGCTTGCCCACGCGATCAACGAGATATTCCGCACCAACGACCCGATCGCCATCATCAAGTTCAAGGATATCTACGAACACCTGGAGATCGCCACCGACAAATGCGAGGACGCGGCAAACGTCCTTTCGGACATTGCCATCCGCCATTCGTGA
- a CDS encoding carboxymuconolactone decarboxylase family protein: protein MTDERYACGKAQLEKMGGGSVEEMLDNLKGLSPDIERMAVEFVFGEVVCRPGLDLRTREIATVAALTALGTAQVQLRAHIDTALNVGCTRDEIREVILQMMVYAGFPAALNGMAVAKEVFGMRDAKGQS from the coding sequence ATGACCGATGAACGGTACGCATGTGGAAAGGCACAGCTCGAGAAGATGGGCGGCGGCTCAGTGGAAGAGATGCTCGACAACCTGAAGGGCCTCTCGCCCGATATCGAACGAATGGCGGTAGAATTTGTGTTCGGCGAAGTAGTATGCCGCCCGGGGCTCGACCTCCGGACGAGGGAGATCGCCACCGTCGCCGCGCTCACGGCGCTCGGGACCGCCCAGGTCCAGCTCCGGGCGCACATCGACACCGCCCTGAACGTGGGCTGCACGAGGGACGAGATCCGTGAGGTCATCCTCCAGATGATGGTATACGCAGGTTTTCCCGCGGCCCTCAACGGGATGGCGGTTGCGAAGGAAGTATTCGGAATGCGGGATGCGAAAGGACAGTCCTGA
- a CDS encoding bifunctional 5,6,7,8-tetrahydromethanopterin hydro-lyase/3-hexulose-6-phosphate synthase: protein MYLIGEALVGDGAELAHVDLIIGEKEGPVGTAFANALSQLSMGHTPLLAVVRPNLLTKPATLVIPKVTIKNITQVNEMFGPVQAAVAKAVADCVEEGVFADAKVDLESVVILASAFLHPEAKDYNRIYRYNYGATKLAITRAFEKFPDAKTLLYEKDRAAHAVMGFKVQRLWDPPYLQVALDLVEMNKVASVLASLPKNDHLIIEAGTPLIKKFGLSVISEIRKLRPDAFIIADMKVLDTGNLEARMAADSSADAVVISGLAPASTLEKAITEAKKTGIYSVVDMLNVPDPVKVIKSLKVKPDIVELHRAIDAEDTAHAWGNIPALKKAAGGKLLVATAGGIRAPNVKEALKSGADILVVGRAITASKDVANAAEIFLEQMNKEEIDQFRVMTDF from the coding sequence ATGTATCTTATTGGAGAAGCACTTGTCGGGGACGGCGCGGAACTCGCTCACGTCGACCTGATCATCGGGGAGAAGGAAGGGCCGGTCGGGACCGCGTTTGCGAACGCACTCTCGCAGCTCTCCATGGGCCACACGCCGCTGCTCGCGGTCGTCCGCCCGAACCTCCTGACAAAGCCGGCCACGCTGGTGATCCCGAAGGTCACCATCAAGAACATCACCCAGGTGAACGAGATGTTCGGCCCGGTCCAGGCAGCGGTCGCGAAGGCGGTCGCAGACTGCGTCGAGGAAGGCGTCTTCGCCGACGCGAAGGTCGACCTGGAAAGCGTCGTCATCCTCGCGTCCGCGTTCCTCCACCCGGAGGCGAAGGACTACAACCGGATATACCGGTACAACTACGGCGCGACCAAGCTCGCGATCACCCGTGCCTTCGAGAAGTTCCCGGACGCAAAGACCCTGCTCTACGAGAAGGACCGTGCCGCCCACGCGGTGATGGGCTTCAAGGTGCAGCGGCTCTGGGACCCGCCCTACCTGCAGGTGGCCCTCGACCTGGTGGAGATGAACAAGGTGGCGTCGGTGCTCGCGAGCCTCCCGAAGAACGACCACCTGATCATCGAGGCGGGGACGCCTCTGATCAAGAAGTTCGGGCTCTCGGTCATCTCCGAGATCCGGAAGCTCCGCCCCGACGCGTTCATCATCGCCGACATGAAGGTGCTCGACACCGGGAACCTCGAGGCCCGGATGGCCGCCGACTCCTCGGCCGACGCGGTGGTAATCTCGGGACTCGCCCCGGCCTCCACCCTGGAGAAGGCGATCACCGAGGCGAAGAAGACCGGGATCTACTCCGTGGTGGACATGTTAAACGTCCCCGACCCGGTGAAGGTCATTAAGAGCCTCAAGGTCAAGCCCGACATCGTGGAGCTCCACCGGGCGATCGACGCCGAGGACACCGCCCACGCCTGGGGCAACATCCCCGCTCTGAAGAAGGCCGCCGGAGGAAAACTCCTCGTGGCGACCGCCGGCGGTATCCGTGCACCGAACGTGAAAGAAGCCCTGAAATCAGGTGCGGACATCCTCGTGGTCGGTCGTGCGATCACCGCGAGCAAGGACGTGGCGAACGCAGCAGAGATCTTCCTCGAGCAGATGAACAAGGAAGAGATCGACCAGTTCCGGGTTATGACTGACTTTTAA
- a CDS encoding hybrid sensor histidine kinase/response regulator, whose protein sequence is MISVLVIEDVPGLKEFAAGLSGDNEFFIVSCSGLPEALEKARSQRFDVVASGPSGLELAKKMKLEGKKIPLVLFSGESNEILTVEAVSSGMDLILIPHGDLALETENIRNMLRKAAIRKRYCDDMEKKEAKYLSVIESMDDSIYMVDRDCRYLFMNQKHLSRLGRSSGLYKGKTYRDFHSEEETLRFEAQVRQVFSTGARVDEERDAEDGTKFLRSFEPVRNIDDDTIVAVNVISRKVPLSVEFAFPYRKSENLPGKGENSVYMVDRDCRYLSINPRHLERLGITAEETYLGKTYEDLHMRGKTEAFSRIVGRVFETGEVAWDEYQAGNHHFSRRFCPVRDRKSGEVIAVTVVSSNITDLKMTEKSLIEANRKLNLLSSLTRHDIINNLTALRGYVELSMMDDPGQDQLRYLEKMLIIADSITHQISFTSDYQDIGVKSPQWQDVREIIENAAQLIDMQCITLEIGFRDLKVFADPMLEKVFYNLIQNAVAHGGKITKITFSAHRHTEGVTVVCEDDGIGIPDAEKELIFIRGFGKNTGLGLFLIREILSITGMSIKERGTYGKGARFEIMIPNAIYSCE, encoded by the coding sequence ATGATATCGGTGCTGGTTATCGAGGATGTCCCCGGGCTGAAAGAGTTTGCTGCGGGCCTTTCTGGGGATAATGAATTTTTTATTGTCTCCTGCAGCGGGCTCCCCGAGGCGCTCGAAAAGGCACGGAGCCAGCGGTTCGATGTGGTCGCTTCAGGCCCGTCCGGGCTCGAACTCGCAAAGAAAATGAAACTCGAAGGGAAAAAAATCCCGCTCGTGCTTTTTTCGGGGGAATCGAACGAAATATTGACGGTTGAAGCCGTCAGTTCTGGGATGGACCTCATCCTCATCCCGCATGGCGACCTCGCGCTCGAGACGGAGAACATCAGGAACATGCTCCGGAAAGCCGCGATAAGAAAGAGATACTGTGACGATATGGAAAAGAAGGAGGCAAAGTACCTCTCGGTCATCGAATCGATGGACGACTCGATCTACATGGTGGACCGGGACTGCCGCTACCTGTTCATGAACCAGAAACACCTCTCCCGGCTGGGACGGTCCTCCGGACTCTACAAGGGTAAGACCTACCGGGATTTCCACTCGGAGGAGGAAACTCTCCGCTTTGAAGCGCAGGTCCGGCAGGTATTCTCGACCGGGGCGAGGGTCGATGAAGAACGGGATGCGGAGGACGGTACAAAGTTCCTCCGGTCGTTCGAGCCTGTCAGGAACATCGATGACGATACGATCGTGGCGGTGAATGTAATATCGAGAAAAGTGCCCCTTAGTGTAGAATTTGCATTCCCTTACAGGAAATCAGAAAACCTCCCCGGCAAAGGCGAAAATTCGGTCTACATGGTGGACCGGGACTGCCGCTACCTCTCGATAAACCCCCGTCATCTGGAACGCCTGGGAATCACCGCCGAAGAGACCTACCTCGGAAAGACCTATGAAGACCTTCACATGAGGGGGAAAACCGAGGCATTCTCGCGAATCGTGGGACGGGTCTTCGAGACGGGGGAGGTCGCGTGGGACGAGTACCAGGCCGGCAACCATCATTTCTCCCGTCGCTTCTGCCCGGTCAGGGACCGGAAGAGCGGCGAGGTCATTGCGGTCACGGTGGTCTCCTCCAATATCACCGACCTGAAAATGACGGAAAAGAGCCTCATTGAGGCGAACAGGAAACTCAACCTCCTCTCCAGCCTGACCCGGCACGACATTATCAATAACCTCACCGCACTCCGGGGGTATGTTGAGCTCTCAATGATGGACGACCCCGGCCAGGATCAGCTCCGCTACCTCGAGAAGATGCTGATTATCGCGGACTCGATCACCCACCAGATCTCGTTTACCAGCGATTACCAGGACATCGGGGTGAAATCGCCGCAATGGCAGGACGTCCGGGAAATTATCGAAAATGCGGCCCAGCTCATCGACATGCAGTGTATCACGCTCGAGATCGGGTTCCGCGACCTCAAGGTGTTCGCCGACCCCATGCTCGAGAAGGTCTTTTACAACCTTATCCAGAATGCCGTCGCTCACGGGGGCAAGATCACAAAGATCACGTTCTCGGCACACAGGCATACCGAGGGGGTCACCGTGGTCTGCGAAGATGACGGGATCGGCATACCGGATGCCGAAAAAGAACTAATATTCATACGTGGATTCGGGAAGAACACCGGTCTCGGGCTTTTCCTTATCAGGGAGATCCTCTCTATCACCGGGATGTCGATAAAGGAACGGGGCACGTACGGGAAGGGTGCCCGGTTCGAGATCATGATCCCGAACGCAATCTATTCGTGCGAATGA
- a CDS encoding inorganic phosphate transporter → MEIVIIAGIIFAILFNFVNGLNDAANSIATVVATRVLTPLQGVLMAAAFNMIGPLIFTTAIAKTIGQGIVETGFLTTDVILIGMIVAVMWVFLSSYLGIPISASHALVGGLLGSAIAYGGLAVVILPALSVVYILLLAILAGAIGGALVLGGLARYKGEEKLAAYFGLGALCGVTISIPFAIVIGILPISGLLAILVFIVVSPMLGMIAAFLLGMLIIKVFRHSQGKTMNAIFQKLQVFSAAFYSIGHGSNDAQNAMGVITAILVAAGILTEFVVPLWVIIISGASIALGTFLGGWKVVETMGTKITKLRTYQGFCAETGGGVVLSFVTAFGVPVSTTHAISGAIMGVGATRGYSAVQWGIVRRIVTAWVITIPLTAGFAFAFFLFYGAIFL, encoded by the coding sequence ATGGAAATCGTAATTATCGCCGGGATAATCTTCGCCATCCTGTTCAATTTTGTCAACGGCCTCAACGATGCGGCCAATTCCATCGCGACGGTGGTAGCGACGCGGGTGCTCACCCCGCTCCAGGGGGTGCTCATGGCCGCGGCTTTCAACATGATCGGGCCGTTGATCTTCACCACCGCAATCGCCAAGACGATCGGACAGGGGATCGTGGAGACCGGGTTCCTCACCACTGACGTGATCCTGATCGGGATGATCGTCGCGGTGATGTGGGTGTTTCTCTCCTCCTACCTGGGGATCCCCATCTCTGCGAGCCATGCGCTCGTGGGGGGACTCCTGGGTTCGGCGATCGCGTACGGAGGCCTCGCCGTAGTGATCCTGCCCGCACTGTCGGTGGTATACATCCTTCTCCTCGCCATACTTGCCGGAGCCATCGGGGGGGCGCTGGTCCTGGGGGGGCTGGCACGGTACAAGGGCGAGGAGAAACTCGCGGCGTATTTCGGCCTCGGTGCCCTGTGCGGTGTGACGATCTCAATTCCCTTCGCGATCGTTATCGGTATCCTGCCGATCAGCGGACTCCTTGCAATTCTTGTCTTCATCGTGGTCTCCCCGATGCTCGGGATGATCGCCGCGTTCCTCCTCGGCATGCTGATCATAAAGGTATTCCGCCATTCACAGGGGAAGACCATGAACGCAATATTCCAGAAACTGCAGGTGTTCTCGGCGGCGTTCTATAGCATCGGGCACGGGAGCAACGATGCGCAGAATGCGATGGGAGTGATCACCGCGATCCTCGTGGCGGCAGGAATCCTCACCGAGTTCGTGGTTCCCCTCTGGGTCATCATCATCTCGGGGGCATCCATCGCGCTCGGGACGTTCCTCGGGGGTTGGAAGGTGGTGGAGACCATGGGGACCAAGATCACCAAGCTCCGTACCTACCAGGGGTTCTGCGCCGAGACGGGAGGCGGCGTGGTGCTCTCCTTCGTCACTGCGTTCGGGGTGCCGGTCTCCACCACCCATGCGATCTCCGGTGCCATCATGGGTGTGGGTGCGACAAGGGGGTACTCGGCGGTCCAGTGGGGAATAGTCCGCAGGATCGTGACCGCATGGGTGATCACCATCCCGCTCACCGCTGGGTTCGCATTTGCATTTTTCCTGTTCTACGGGGCGATATTTTTATAG
- a CDS encoding amidohydrolase family protein — MTEIFDAKGAILVRNVRVGEGLTDIFIDREGVIAGMGGGTRKEFRGEAEFVIEGNGGVALPGLVNTHTHAAMTLLRGYADDMPLQEWLAQKIWPLEAHLTGDDVYWGTLLACMEMIRTGTTAFNDMYFFMERAAEAVDRSGIRATLAHGFIDLSLEEKREAEIRATEHLVSHVRSMQNPRIRTAVGPHAVYTVSPEGLTWCAEYAKEQDICLHIHVSETEQEITECVARYNARPPVHLDRCGCLTPRTVAAHCCWLDREDCRLFGERGAWASHNPSSNMKLAVNRAMPYEWLREAGAGVTLGTDGCASNNNLDMMEEMKFAALLQKFYWNSQTLLPAGETLRMATESGARALGIGPGTLTVGAPADLVILDPARSCMVPLHHPDSNVVYACNGDSVKTTLCDGRVLMLDRFIPGEAEVLKEAARVAQDLVERGKDSPQG, encoded by the coding sequence TTGACGGAAATATTCGATGCGAAAGGGGCAATTCTTGTCCGGAACGTGAGAGTCGGCGAGGGACTGACGGATATCTTCATCGACCGCGAGGGAGTGATCGCGGGAATGGGGGGAGGCACCCGGAAAGAGTTCCGGGGCGAGGCCGAGTTCGTCATCGAGGGGAACGGCGGAGTCGCCCTCCCCGGCCTGGTGAACACGCATACCCACGCGGCAATGACCCTGCTCCGGGGGTATGCCGACGATATGCCGCTCCAGGAATGGCTCGCGCAGAAGATCTGGCCGCTGGAGGCGCACCTCACCGGGGACGACGTCTACTGGGGGACCCTGCTCGCCTGCATGGAAATGATCCGCACCGGGACCACCGCGTTCAATGACATGTACTTCTTCATGGAGCGGGCGGCCGAAGCGGTCGACAGGTCGGGGATCCGGGCCACCCTGGCCCACGGGTTCATCGACCTCTCGCTCGAGGAGAAAAGGGAGGCCGAGATCCGGGCCACGGAGCACCTCGTCTCGCACGTAAGGTCTATGCAAAATCCCCGGATCAGGACCGCCGTCGGGCCGCACGCGGTCTATACCGTCTCGCCGGAAGGGCTCACCTGGTGCGCGGAGTATGCAAAGGAACAGGACATCTGCCTCCACATCCACGTGAGTGAGACCGAGCAGGAGATCACCGAGTGCGTGGCCAGGTACAATGCCCGCCCTCCGGTGCACCTCGACCGGTGCGGGTGCCTGACCCCGCGGACCGTTGCGGCCCACTGCTGCTGGCTCGACCGGGAAGACTGCCGCCTCTTCGGAGAACGGGGGGCCTGGGCTTCGCACAACCCGTCGAGCAACATGAAGCTCGCGGTAAACCGTGCCATGCCGTACGAATGGCTCCGTGAAGCGGGAGCAGGCGTGACGCTGGGGACCGACGGGTGCGCCTCGAACAACAACCTGGACATGATGGAGGAGATGAAGTTCGCCGCCCTGCTGCAGAAGTTCTACTGGAACTCGCAGACCCTGCTCCCTGCGGGCGAGACCCTCCGGATGGCTACCGAGTCGGGAGCCCGGGCGCTCGGGATCGGTCCGGGCACGCTCACGGTGGGAGCCCCGGCGGACCTGGTCATCCTTGACCCCGCCCGGAGCTGCATGGTCCCGCTCCACCACCCGGATTCCAACGTGGTCTACGCGTGTAACGGGGATTCCGTGAAGACCACTCTCTGTGACGGCCGGGTGCTCATGCTCGACCGATTCATCCCCGGCGAGGCGGAGGTCTTGAAAGAGGCCGCCCGAGTTGCACAGGACCTCGTGGAACGGGGGAAGGACTCTCCGCAGGGTTAA
- a CDS encoding AMP-binding protein — MALGSYDCGISSYPLLGQTIGEMFNDIARRYPQTDAVVSVHQGIRWTYKEFLDQVNGLARGLMALGVEKGDRVGIWAMNYAEWVVVQFATAKIGAIMVNINPAYRTYELEYVLKQAEIQTLIVQGRFKTSDYVGMFYEACPEAYEARPGKINLEKLPFLRNVIFMGDIPYNGMFTWDEIMKKGWEITTDELVAREESLDFDDPINIQYTSGTTGFPKGVVLSHHGVMNNGYIIGEGMGFSEKDRLCIPVPFYHCFGMVLSNLACVTHGSTMVLPSPVFNAEDVLRTVQNERCTALHGVPTMFIAELNHPDFPLYSMATLRTGIMAGSPCPVEVMKEVNRKMNMSEIVIVYGQTETSPGVTMTTTKDPLERRVSTVGRVFPHTELKIVDPATKKIVPRGEIGEICARGYPVMKCYYNNPSATHATIDSNRWNHTGDLGTMDEEGFVKIVGRLKDMVIRGGENIYPREIEEFLHHHPKISDVYVVGVPDEKYGEELMAWVMVEPGQSLTEEEIKEYCRGKIAHYKIPRYVKFTTEFPMSVTGKIQKYKMRETSIRELGLETASKIETA; from the coding sequence ATGGCGCTCGGGAGCTACGACTGCGGAATCTCCTCATATCCTCTTTTGGGGCAGACCATCGGCGAGATGTTCAACGACATCGCCCGCCGGTATCCCCAGACAGACGCGGTGGTCTCGGTCCACCAGGGTATTCGCTGGACATACAAGGAATTTCTCGACCAGGTGAACGGCCTCGCCCGGGGACTCATGGCGCTCGGGGTGGAGAAGGGCGACCGGGTGGGGATCTGGGCCATGAACTACGCCGAGTGGGTCGTGGTGCAGTTCGCAACCGCCAAGATCGGGGCGATCATGGTGAACATCAACCCCGCCTACCGGACCTACGAGCTCGAGTACGTGCTCAAGCAGGCGGAGATCCAGACCCTGATCGTCCAGGGCCGGTTCAAGACCTCGGACTACGTGGGAATGTTCTACGAGGCCTGCCCCGAGGCATACGAGGCGAGGCCCGGTAAGATCAACCTGGAGAAACTCCCCTTCCTCCGGAACGTGATCTTCATGGGGGACATCCCCTACAACGGGATGTTCACCTGGGACGAGATCATGAAGAAGGGGTGGGAGATCACCACCGACGAGCTGGTGGCCCGGGAAGAGTCCCTCGACTTCGACGACCCGATCAATATCCAGTACACCAGCGGCACCACCGGGTTCCCGAAGGGCGTGGTCCTCTCCCACCACGGGGTGATGAACAACGGGTACATCATCGGGGAAGGGATGGGCTTTTCCGAGAAGGACCGGCTCTGCATCCCTGTACCCTTCTACCACTGCTTCGGGATGGTCCTCTCCAACCTCGCCTGCGTCACCCACGGCTCGACCATGGTCCTCCCTTCCCCGGTGTTCAATGCCGAGGACGTGCTCCGGACCGTGCAGAACGAGCGGTGCACCGCGCTGCACGGGGTTCCCACCATGTTCATCGCCGAGCTGAACCACCCCGATTTCCCCCTCTACTCCATGGCCACCCTGCGCACGGGTATCATGGCGGGTTCTCCCTGCCCGGTGGAAGTGATGAAAGAGGTGAACCGGAAGATGAACATGTCCGAGATCGTGATCGTCTACGGCCAGACCGAGACCTCGCCCGGGGTCACCATGACCACCACGAAGGACCCCCTGGAGCGAAGAGTCTCCACGGTCGGGAGAGTGTTCCCGCACACCGAGCTCAAGATCGTGGACCCGGCCACCAAGAAGATCGTCCCCCGGGGCGAGATCGGGGAGATCTGCGCCCGGGGCTACCCGGTGATGAAGTGCTATTACAATAATCCCAGCGCGACACACGCCACCATCGACTCCAACCGGTGGAACCATACCGGTGACCTGGGGACCATGGACGAGGAAGGGTTCGTGAAGATCGTGGGACGGTTGAAGGACATGGTCATCCGCGGGGGCGAGAACATCTACCCCCGCGAGATCGAGGAGTTCCTGCACCACCACCCGAAGATCTCGGACGTGTACGTCGTCGGTGTCCCCGACGAGAAGTACGGCGAGGAGCTCATGGCCTGGGTGATGGTGGAACCCGGCCAGTCCCTCACCGAAGAAGAGATCAAGGAATACTGCCGGGGGAAGATCGCGCACTACAAGATCCCCCGGTACGTCAAGTTCACCACCGAGTTTCCCATGAGCGTGACCGGGAAGATCCAGAAGTACAAGATGCGGGAGACCTCGATCAGGGAGCTCGGGCTGGAGACCGCCTCGAAGATCGAGACGGCCTGA
- a CDS encoding nicotinate phosphoribosyltransferase, with protein sequence MYDDSGRYSSMGRFQTVDEETIRSGGCTDIYFVRSGEVLETDQKNPRVVMEVTAGTLPDAWAIFCGLNDVVSLLEGVPVDLDAMPEGTVFLAREPVMRISGRYRDFARYETAILGFLCHASGIASAAAHIRCVAGDRRVYSFGSRRQHPAIAAMVERSAWIGGVDGASNTAAPEGIPLAGTMPHAFVMCYPRPADAFRAFALHAPAGVPRIMLCDTFCDEKRESLAAAGVGAEGVRLDTPRSRRGDMREILEEVRWELDSAGYPQVDIFLSGGVNREDIVRYRDIVGAFGVGGAIANAPVIDFAMDIVEREGVHCAKRGKRGGVKQVYRMPSGERVLLPAAREPPAGGTPLLLPFVRNGEVVREADMGEARRRVLSAIPGLSGSS encoded by the coding sequence GTGTATGACGATTCCGGCCGATACTCCTCCATGGGCAGGTTCCAGACGGTGGATGAGGAGACTATTCGGAGCGGCGGGTGTACCGACATCTATTTCGTGCGGAGCGGGGAGGTGCTGGAGACAGACCAAAAAAACCCCCGGGTGGTCATGGAAGTGACGGCGGGGACGCTCCCCGATGCGTGGGCCATATTCTGCGGGTTGAACGATGTCGTATCCCTGCTCGAGGGGGTGCCGGTAGACCTCGACGCGATGCCTGAAGGGACGGTCTTCCTCGCCCGGGAGCCGGTCATGAGGATCTCGGGGAGGTACCGCGACTTTGCCCGATACGAGACCGCGATCCTCGGTTTTCTCTGCCACGCCTCCGGGATCGCGTCGGCCGCGGCCCATATTAGGTGTGTGGCAGGAGACCGGCGGGTCTACTCCTTCGGGTCCCGGCGCCAGCACCCTGCGATCGCGGCGATGGTGGAACGTTCGGCGTGGATCGGCGGGGTGGACGGGGCGAGCAATACCGCCGCCCCCGAGGGGATACCCCTCGCGGGGACCATGCCGCATGCGTTCGTGATGTGTTATCCGCGTCCTGCTGATGCATTCCGGGCGTTTGCCCTGCATGCCCCCGCAGGTGTCCCCCGGATCATGCTCTGCGATACCTTCTGCGACGAGAAACGGGAGTCCCTCGCCGCTGCCGGGGTGGGTGCCGAGGGGGTGCGGCTCGATACCCCCCGTTCCCGGCGGGGGGACATGCGGGAGATCCTCGAGGAGGTGCGCTGGGAACTGGACAGCGCGGGATACCCGCAGGTGGATATCTTCCTCTCCGGGGGTGTGAACCGGGAGGACATCGTCCGGTACCGGGACATCGTGGGCGCGTTCGGGGTGGGAGGGGCGATTGCAAACGCCCCGGTGATCGATTTCGCGATGGACATTGTGGAACGCGAGGGCGTGCACTGCGCGAAGAGAGGGAAGCGGGGGGGCGTAAAGCAGGTCTACCGGATGCCGTCCGGGGAGCGGGTGCTCCTGCCCGCAGCGAGGGAACCGCCCGCGGGGGGGACGCCTCTGCTCCTCCCGTTCGTGCGGAACGGAGAAGTTGTCCGGGAGGCGGATATGGGAGAGGCGCGCCGGAGGGTCCTTTCGGCCATCCCCGGGCTTTCCGGGAGCTCCTGA
- a CDS encoding MTAP family purine nucleoside phosphorylase: MLGIIGGTSLLFSRLPDLEKKVISTPYGNSEVLCGEIAVLLRHQHNRPPHRINFRSNMAALALLGVDRVIAIGSAGSLKMDIPPGSLVIPTDYMSDAAIPSIHDHAIRHIQPGLPLDMAGKLSDLVPEARLGGVYVQTRGPRIETVAEVAALARCADIVGMTLASEATLALELGMKFAAICPVDNYANGLGDEGLSYELMLENANRYKDRMDRILRDIVAGLS, encoded by the coding sequence ATGCTCGGTATCATCGGGGGGACGAGCCTCCTTTTCTCCCGGCTCCCGGACCTGGAAAAGAAGGTTATCTCCACCCCATACGGAAATTCTGAAGTGTTGTGCGGGGAGATCGCGGTCCTCCTGCGCCACCAGCACAACAGGCCCCCTCACCGGATAAACTTCCGGTCCAATATGGCGGCGCTCGCGCTCCTGGGAGTGGACCGGGTAATCGCCATCGGGAGTGCCGGTTCGCTGAAGATGGATATCCCCCCGGGGTCACTGGTGATCCCCACGGATTACATGAGCGATGCGGCGATCCCCTCGATTCATGACCACGCCATCCGGCATATCCAGCCTGGCCTCCCCCTCGACATGGCAGGGAAACTCTCGGACCTTGTCCCCGAAGCGAGACTCGGCGGAGTGTATGTCCAGACCCGCGGGCCGCGGATCGAGACGGTGGCCGAGGTCGCGGCGCTTGCCCGGTGCGCGGACATCGTGGGAATGACCCTTGCGAGCGAGGCCACCCTTGCGTTAGAACTCGGGATGAAATTCGCCGCGATCTGCCCGGTGGACAACTACGCGAACGGGCTCGGGGACGAGGGACTCTCTTACGAGCTGATGCTGGAGAATGCAAACCGGTACAAGGACCGGATGGACCGCATCCTGCGGGATATCGTGGCGGGCCTGTCCTGA